The following is a genomic window from Verrucomicrobiia bacterium.
AAAAGAAGGAAAAGGTCCGCTACGAGACCGTCGGAAGCCTCGCCGATTTGAAAAAGCTGGCCGAACGGATGAAAGAAGAGGAGAAATTTGCTTTCGACACGGAGACCACGGCCCTGGATCCCCTGGAAGCGGATTTAGCCGGAATCTCTTTGGCCGTCCGTGAGAAGGAGGCGTTTTATATTCCCGTCGGCCACACCGAGGGGAAGAATCTTGCTTTGAGGGAGGTTCTGGAGACGTTGAAGCCGGTGCTTGCCAATCCTCGATTCACTTTGGTTGGACAGAACATCAAATATGATTTTCAAGTAATGAAGCGGGCCGGTTTGGAGATTGAAAACCGGCTTTTCGACACCATGCTCGCCTCCTATTTGCTCGACCCTTCCAGCCGCCAGCACGGGCTCAACTTTCTCGCCTTGAAATATTTCAACCACACCATGATTCCGATATCCGATTTGATCGGCTCCGGCAAGAAGCAAAAGTCGTTTGCCGAGACCGGCATTGCCGAAGCCACCGAGTATTCGGCCGAGGATGCCGATTTCACTTTTCGGCTGTACGAAGTTCTGGAGCCGAAATTGCGCGAAGCGAAACTGGATGAACTGTACTGGAAAGTCGAAGCCCCCCTGATTCCGGTTCTGGTGCGGGTGGAGGCCAACGGCGTCAAACTGGACGTCGAACTTCTGGCGGAGATGTCCAAAGAACTGCAGAAGGATTTGGATGAACTTGCTGTCAAAATTTACGATTTGGCCGGGCATGAGTTTAACATCAATTCACCCCAACAATTGGGGAAGGTTTTGTTCGAAGAACTGCGGCTCAAGTCCAAACGGAAAACTGCCAAGAAGACGGCCTTGTCCACGGACGTCGGCGTTTTGGAAGAGCTGGCCAAGGAGCACGATCTGCCGCGCATCATTCTCGAATACCGTTCCCTTTACAAGCTGAAATCGACCTACGTGGATGCCCTGCCTGCCTCCGTCAAGCCCTCCACCGGGCGGCTGCACACCTCCTACAACCAGACCATCGCCGCCACCGGGCGGCTTTCCTCCGTCGAGCCGAACTTGCAGAACATTCCCATCCGCACGGAACGGGGCGGGGAAATCCGCAAGGCATTCATTCCCAGCGGGCCGGAGTACCAGATTCTATCCGCTGACTATTCGCAAATCGAGCTGCGGCTTCTGGCGCATTACGCGGAAGATGAGGCGATGATAGCGGCCTTCAACCGGGACGAGGACATCCACGCCCGCACGGCGGCGGAGGTTTTTGGCGTCGATCCGAAGAAAATCAGTCCCGAGCAGCGGCGGGTGGCGAAAATCGCCAATTTTTCCATCGTGTACGGCGGTTCGGCCTATGGGCTGGCGCAGCAGACCGAGATGGATCCAAAGGATGCCAAAGCGTTTATGGATACCTACTTTGCCCGCTATCCGGGGGTGCGGGATTTTCAGCAAAAAGCCATCGCCCAGGCGAAGGAGCAAGGGTTCGTCACCACCCTTTTGGGGCGGCGGCGTTTCATCCCGGAGATTAACTCCGAAAACTTTCAACTCCGCTCCTTTGCCGAGCGGACGGCCATCAACACCCCCCTGCAGGGGTCGGCGGCGGACATTATCAAGGCGGCGATGATTGCCGTGGACGCCGAAATGGGGGGAAAGAAATCGAAGATGATTTTGCAGGTGCATGATGAACTGGTTTTTGACGTTCACCGCTCGGAATTGGAATGGTTGAAGGCAATGGTGAAAGAAAAAATGGAGGGTGTGATTGAACTGAAAGTTCCTCTGAAAGTGGACATCGGCACAGGACCCAACTGGCTGGAGGCAAAAGCATAGCCCAAGTCCCCGTCATCGGCCTGACCGGCGGCATCGCCTCCGGCAAAACCACCGTCGCCAAGTTTTTCAAAAAGTGGGGTGCTTGTGTCATTTCCGGTGACGAACTGGGCTGGTGGGTTTTGGAGGATAAGTCGGTCCAGAAGAAACTCGTTTTAATGTTCGGCCCCGAAATCATTTCCAAGGGCAAAATCGATCGCAAGGTTTTGGGGCCGAAGGTTTTCGTCAGTAAAAGTACACTTTCCCGCTTCAACCGCATTGTCCACCCGCCGCTCTTGAAGCTTTTGAAAAAAGAGGTGGCCCAGGCCCGAAAGAAAAGATGCAAAGCCATCGTCATCGACGCCGCGCTTTTGGCGGAATGGAAAATTCCAGTTAAAATGGACTTCTTGTTGATGGTTCACGCCCCCAAGAAAGTTCAAGTGAAACGCCTGATGGCCAAGGGGCTTACCCGCGAGCAGGCCATCCGCCGGATTCGTTCACAGATGCCCTACCAGCAAAGGCGTAGGGTTTCGGATGGGGTTATAGTTAACGATGGAAGTATCAAAGAGTTAAGGGGGAAGGCTAAGATTGTTTGGCAAAGAACCGTTTGCCGTTGAAAACCGCCGGGAGGTTCAAGGACTCCCCTGTGATTTTTTTCACAAATAGGGCTTGGATTGCCTTTTTGAAAATATTATCTTGAAAGGGTGAAAAGATTTGACACCCAGGGGACGGGGGGTATATTCCGGGCTTCAAAATAAGGAGCAAAATTGGCGAATCCATACAACCTAACGATTCCGGAACTGAAGCAGAAGGCCCTCGAGGTCCGGCGGGATATCATCACGATGCTGGTCCCCGCCAAATCGGGCCATACCGGCGGGCCGCTTTCCTTTGCGGACGTCGGCACGGCCCTCTTTTTCCACGAATTGACCTACGACCCGCGCCGCCCAAAATGGGAGGGACGGGATATGTGGTTTTGGTCGTTCGGCCACGTCACCCCTGTGCATTATTCCTTGTTGGCGGAAGCAGGATATTTCCCGAAATGCGATTTGCTGAAATTCC
Proteins encoded in this region:
- the polA gene encoding DNA polymerase I, with the protein product MEKRPRLFLVDGSALAYRSYFAFIRNPLINSRGENTSAVFGFANSLFKIINEQKPDYLAVVFDTKAPTFRHKIYPEYKSTRLKMPEEMVTQLPKIRELVEKMNLPLVELDGYEADDLIGTIAVAASKEKVQTVIVAGDKDFMQLVGDGIVMMIPQKGGEEIEFLDERGVEQKMGVPPERIIDLLTLMGDASDHVPGIPGVGPKTAVDLIKEYGTVDKLLEAAPKIKKEKLRENVLGHKEEILLSRKLVTIDTAVPFDWKLEDFKRRPFDPVELKDYFIAMEFRALLKFVGEMPEKKEKVRYETVGSLADLKKLAERMKEEEKFAFDTETTALDPLEADLAGISLAVREKEAFYIPVGHTEGKNLALREVLETLKPVLANPRFTLVGQNIKYDFQVMKRAGLEIENRLFDTMLASYLLDPSSRQHGLNFLALKYFNHTMIPISDLIGSGKKQKSFAETGIAEATEYSAEDADFTFRLYEVLEPKLREAKLDELYWKVEAPLIPVLVRVEANGVKLDVELLAEMSKELQKDLDELAVKIYDLAGHEFNINSPQQLGKVLFEELRLKSKRKTAKKTALSTDVGVLEELAKEHDLPRIILEYRSLYKLKSTYVDALPASVKPSTGRLHTSYNQTIAATGRLSSVEPNLQNIPIRTERGGEIRKAFIPSGPEYQILSADYSQIELRLLAHYAEDEAMIAAFNRDEDIHARTAAEVFGVDPKKISPEQRRVAKIANFSIVYGGSAYGLAQQTEMDPKDAKAFMDTYFARYPGVRDFQQKAIAQAKEQGFVTTLLGRRRFIPEINSENFQLRSFAERTAINTPLQGSAADIIKAAMIAVDAEMGGKKSKMILQVHDELVFDVHRSELEWLKAMVKEKMEGVIELKVPLKVDIGTGPNWLEAKA
- the coaE gene encoding dephospho-CoA kinase (Dephospho-CoA kinase (CoaE) performs the final step in coenzyme A biosynthesis.), coding for MTGGIASGKTTVAKFFKKWGACVISGDELGWWVLEDKSVQKKLVLMFGPEIISKGKIDRKVLGPKVFVSKSTLSRFNRIVHPPLLKLLKKEVAQARKKRCKAIVIDAALLAEWKIPVKMDFLLMVHAPKKVQVKRLMAKGLTREQAIRRIRSQMPYQQRRRVSDGVIVNDGSIKELRGKAKIVWQRTVCR